One stretch of Paenibacillus sp. FSL R5-0341 DNA includes these proteins:
- a CDS encoding PTS sugar transporter subunit IIA produces MITTNQIYLDQTWQSKEDVFDFISAEAERYSITTNRVQLAADLWERERVYSTGLQDHFAIPHTQSEVVKRPAVMVIRLREPIDWESHDGKPVKYIFAILVPKGHVDVSHLQIISSLATLLLEDSFKEAIAEAVQPEDVYALLHQYTEGLVS; encoded by the coding sequence ATGATTACAACCAATCAGATTTATCTCGATCAGACATGGCAAAGCAAAGAGGACGTATTTGATTTTATATCTGCGGAGGCAGAGCGTTACAGCATCACTACAAACCGTGTTCAACTTGCGGCTGATCTGTGGGAACGCGAACGTGTCTACTCCACCGGACTTCAGGATCACTTTGCGATTCCCCATACCCAGAGTGAAGTTGTAAAACGTCCGGCGGTGATGGTCATCCGATTGAGGGAGCCCATTGATTGGGAATCACATGACGGCAAGCCAGTAAAATATATTTTTGCCATCCTTGTGCCTAAAGGTCATGTAGACGTATCCCATCTGCAAATTATCTCTTCACTTGCCACCTTATTGCTTGAAGATTCATTCAAAGAGGCTATCGCGGAAGCGGTGCAGCCGGAAGATGTATATGCGTTGCTTCATCAATATACGGAAGGACTGGTGTCATAA
- a CDS encoding cellulase family glycosylhydrolase, with translation MKRIGNMFRKAMLFSLSLMLVSIAYSPHPASAASGPVKGFHVSGTKLLDATGTPFVIRGVNHAHTWFKNDLQAAIPAIAATGSNTVRIVLSNGSRWTADSLADVEQILALCDQYQLTVMLEVHDATGSDSIAELRKASDYFISIKDALIGKEDRVIVNIANEWYGSWETAVWADGYQQVIPELRQAGIKNTLVVDTAGWGQYPTAIFNRGLDVFNADPLANTIFSIHMYEYAGGDAATVKSNIDHALAIGVPVIVGEFGFKHTSGDVDEATILSYAQQKGVGWLAWSWYGNGGGVEYLDLNNGPAGSLTDWGQTVVNGPNGTLATSELNTIYTTPGYQPVPDNGSGGVVTIPAAPTGVTATPGNGQVALNWSASPGAASYIVQRATTSGGTYTDVATNVSGTTYTHTSLTNGTTYYYKIKAVNSAGISPSSVLVSATPQAGTTTPTSNLVLQYRAADTDATNIHIKPYFNIKNNGTSAVNLSGLKIRYYFTKDGSEGLNTVIDWAQIGAANITTSVGSITGTNADTYVEIGFTSGAGSLPAGGQTGDIQLRIHKDNWGNFNENNDYSFRPTQTTYDVWNRVTLHQNGNLISGVTP, from the coding sequence ATGAAGCGTATTGGAAACATGTTTCGTAAAGCAATGCTGTTCTCTCTATCATTAATGCTGGTGTCTATCGCGTACTCACCTCATCCAGCTTCCGCTGCAAGTGGGCCTGTCAAAGGATTTCATGTAAGCGGTACCAAGTTATTGGATGCTACAGGTACACCTTTTGTCATTCGTGGGGTGAATCATGCCCATACCTGGTTTAAGAATGATCTGCAAGCGGCCATTCCGGCTATTGCTGCGACAGGTTCGAATACCGTGCGTATCGTATTGTCCAACGGCAGTCGCTGGACGGCAGATTCACTGGCGGATGTAGAGCAGATTCTGGCGCTGTGTGACCAGTACCAACTAACCGTTATGCTGGAAGTACATGATGCCACCGGGTCGGACAGTATTGCGGAACTGCGGAAAGCCTCGGATTATTTTATCAGTATCAAGGATGCCCTGATTGGCAAGGAAGATCGCGTAATCGTGAACATTGCGAATGAATGGTACGGATCATGGGAAACCGCAGTATGGGCGGATGGATATCAACAAGTGATTCCTGAACTCCGTCAGGCGGGCATCAAGAATACGCTTGTCGTAGATACCGCAGGTTGGGGGCAATACCCTACAGCGATTTTTAATCGTGGACTGGATGTGTTTAATGCGGACCCACTGGCAAATACCATCTTCTCCATTCATATGTATGAATACGCAGGCGGTGATGCAGCAACGGTCAAAAGCAACATTGATCATGCGCTGGCCATCGGCGTACCTGTCATTGTAGGCGAATTCGGATTCAAGCACACCAGTGGTGATGTGGATGAAGCGACGATCTTGAGCTACGCACAGCAAAAGGGAGTTGGCTGGTTGGCCTGGTCCTGGTACGGTAACGGTGGCGGTGTAGAATACCTTGATCTGAACAACGGTCCAGCAGGTTCCCTGACCGATTGGGGACAGACGGTGGTCAATGGACCGAACGGTACGCTGGCTACCTCTGAGTTGAACACGATCTATACAACCCCTGGCTATCAACCTGTTCCAGATAACGGTAGTGGGGGAGTTGTCACGATCCCGGCTGCGCCGACAGGTGTAACTGCCACGCCGGGTAATGGACAAGTAGCGCTGAACTGGAGCGCATCTCCCGGAGCAGCGAGTTATATTGTACAGCGTGCGACAACGAGCGGAGGAACATATACGGATGTAGCTACGAATGTGAGCGGCACAACCTACACCCATACGTCTTTGACGAATGGAACCACGTACTATTACAAAATCAAAGCCGTGAATAGTGCGGGAATCAGCCCAAGCTCAGTACTGGTGAGTGCGACACCACAGGCGGGTACAACCACGCCAACGTCGAATCTGGTTCTGCAATATCGTGCGGCAGATACCGATGCAACGAACATTCATATCAAGCCCTACTTTAATATCAAAAACAATGGTACATCTGCGGTTAACCTGAGTGGTCTGAAGATCCGTTATTACTTTACAAAAGACGGCTCCGAGGGGTTAAATACCGTTATAGATTGGGCGCAGATCGGAGCAGCCAACATCACGACTAGCGTTGGAAGTATCACGGGCACGAATGCAGATACCTATGTCGAGATTGGTTTCACTTCGGGTGCAGGGTCTCTGCCAGCGGGAGGTCAGACGGGAGACATTCAGCTGCGCATCCACAAGGATAATTGGGGCAATTTCAACGAAAATAATGACTATTCCTTCCGTCCAACGCAAACTACCTATGACGTGTGGAACAGGGTGACTCTCCATCAGAATGGCAACCTGATTTCCGGGGTCACACCTTAA
- a CDS encoding glycosyltransferase family 1 protein has product MMRLALFTDTYLPETNGVAGTLHRLSNHLNRRRIEHLLFTPNSVIEGSHETQVRSVANIPFFLYPECRIALPNRANTHKQLQVFQPDLLHIATPFNMGLLGLRYALKHHLPHVVSYHTHFDRYLEYYRLKSMIPLYWKYIQWFHRACDATLTPSQETLNTLQAQGIQRLKLWSRGIDCNLYSPSKRSSDIRERYHITAPLILLYVGRIAPEKDIATLTTTMQQLPQEMQSRVHWIIVGDGPSLPKMRSQTPPNVTFTGYMHGEELAVMYASADLFVFPSSTETFGNVVLEAMASGLPVVAANAGGVKDLVSHHRNGVLFEPGQADALIREICLWGNHGNQLRMMGLEGRKLAEQRSWEHIFDTLIGDYEEAIEHRNRRTKDRIITA; this is encoded by the coding sequence ATGATGCGCCTGGCCTTGTTCACAGACACCTATCTTCCGGAAACCAATGGTGTTGCTGGCACGCTCCACCGCTTGAGTAACCATCTGAACCGCAGAAGAATTGAACATCTGCTGTTTACTCCGAACTCCGTCATTGAAGGAAGCCATGAGACTCAAGTCAGATCGGTTGCTAACATCCCTTTTTTTCTGTATCCCGAATGCCGCATTGCGCTACCCAACAGAGCAAACACTCACAAGCAGCTACAAGTCTTTCAGCCCGATCTGCTGCATATCGCCACGCCTTTTAATATGGGGCTGCTTGGCCTGAGGTATGCGCTCAAACATCATCTTCCGCATGTTGTCTCCTACCATACCCACTTCGATCGTTACCTCGAATACTACCGGTTGAAAAGCATGATTCCGCTCTACTGGAAATATATCCAATGGTTCCACCGTGCCTGTGATGCAACACTCACCCCATCGCAGGAAACGTTAAACACCCTGCAAGCCCAAGGCATTCAGCGTCTGAAGCTGTGGTCCCGCGGGATTGATTGCAACCTATACTCCCCTAGTAAACGAAGCTCGGATATCCGTGAACGATACCACATCACCGCTCCCCTTATTCTACTCTACGTTGGTCGCATTGCCCCGGAAAAAGACATCGCTACGCTCACAACTACCATGCAGCAGTTGCCCCAGGAAATGCAGTCCCGTGTTCACTGGATTATCGTTGGTGACGGCCCATCTCTTCCCAAAATGCGTTCGCAAACCCCACCCAATGTCACCTTTACAGGCTATATGCATGGCGAAGAACTTGCTGTTATGTATGCTTCGGCGGATCTGTTTGTGTTTCCTTCTTCTACGGAGACATTTGGCAATGTCGTACTGGAAGCGATGGCTTCAGGACTCCCTGTGGTGGCGGCCAATGCCGGAGGTGTCAAGGATCTGGTATCCCACCACCGCAATGGTGTATTATTCGAGCCAGGTCAGGCAGATGCACTGATTCGGGAGATATGTCTCTGGGGAAATCACGGGAACCAATTGAGGATGATGGGACTGGAAGGCAGAAAGCTAGCTGAGCAGCGGTCGTGGGAGCATATTTTTGATACACTGATCGGGGACTATGAGGAAGCTATTGAACATCGGAACAGACGAACGAAAGATCGAATTATCACAGCCTAG
- a CDS encoding NUDIX domain-containing protein, protein MATAFLSNGSDMLMMKKVGSRLFDFEFWGGIGGHLEQGELNAPMTASYREIEEETGFKPGDVEHFRLRYILLEVSGGEIWQQFVYFGETKHRRFVSSDEGELFWIPLDEVLDLHASILIKATLRHYLQHPGAEDIWIGNVQNGADLKGTPQVVWNRMQETISFEPKGGYQ, encoded by the coding sequence ATGGCTACAGCGTTTTTGAGCAATGGCTCAGATATGCTGATGATGAAGAAGGTAGGCAGCAGGCTGTTTGATTTTGAATTTTGGGGCGGCATTGGCGGACATCTGGAACAAGGAGAGCTGAACGCACCCATGACCGCCAGCTATCGGGAGATTGAAGAAGAGACCGGATTCAAGCCAGGGGATGTGGAACATTTTCGACTTCGATATATTCTGTTAGAGGTTAGCGGAGGTGAGATTTGGCAGCAGTTTGTATATTTTGGAGAGACCAAGCATCGACGGTTCGTGTCCTCGGATGAAGGGGAGTTATTCTGGATACCGCTGGATGAGGTACTGGATTTACATGCGTCTATTCTGATCAAAGCGACACTTAGGCACTATTTACAACATCCGGGAGCAGAGGATATCTGGATTGGCAACGTTCAGAACGGAGCAGATCTAAAGGGTACTCCACAGGTAGTATGGAACAGAATGCAGGAAACGATATCATTTGAGCCAAAAGGGGGTTATCAATAA
- a CDS encoding fructose PTS transporter subunit IIB, producing the protein MKIVGVTSCIAGLAHTPMAAKALEKAAQQLGYEIKVEQQGAMGQVNKLTEEDIAAANFVLIAADQTVKDMDRFGDKKVVRVKIGHAVSQAEAVLTKAVEAVNAQA; encoded by the coding sequence ATGAAAATCGTAGGTGTTACGTCATGTATCGCAGGTCTCGCCCATACTCCGATGGCCGCCAAAGCATTGGAGAAAGCAGCTCAACAACTGGGATATGAGATCAAAGTGGAACAGCAGGGGGCTATGGGGCAAGTCAATAAGCTCACGGAAGAAGATATTGCTGCAGCGAATTTTGTACTGATTGCAGCGGATCAAACGGTGAAGGACATGGATCGGTTTGGCGATAAAAAAGTCGTGCGTGTCAAAATCGGTCATGCCGTAAGTCAGGCAGAAGCGGTATTAACCAAAGCTGTTGAGGCTGTGAACGCACAAGCCTAA
- a CDS encoding PTS fructose transporter subunit IIC: MRKWFGEAKTHLMTGISYLLPVIIAGSLVVAICKIIALSMGITDLDPYKDGSGFLHILYLVQNVGWSGIGLLTIVLSGYIAYSIADKPALAAGLIGGVLAQQTNAGFLGALISGFFAGYITLWVKNKVKITGPAAGSVPLIILPLITVGLTGFLMAVILGGPLGALNEYLIAWVQNMSQSGTNTVLLAIILGAMIGFDLGGPVNKAAWMAGNALFLSGVYLPNIFINIAICIPPLGYGLATLLMKKRFSKTYQEAGKGAVIMGVIGITEGAIPFTLRNPAKMILVNMFACATGAALTALLGAHIIMPPIGGLYGAVSVGTPIAYLAGGIVGALIVAGGTMLVNFRDEEEKQPAKTQEASVKKNGEEIELVFD; this comes from the coding sequence ATGAGAAAATGGTTCGGTGAAGCAAAAACACATCTAATGACAGGTATCTCCTATCTGCTGCCGGTCATTATCGCGGGTTCCCTGGTTGTTGCCATCTGTAAAATTATCGCACTATCGATGGGCATTACCGATCTTGATCCGTACAAAGATGGAAGCGGATTCTTGCATATTTTATATCTCGTGCAAAATGTAGGATGGAGCGGCATCGGACTATTGACGATTGTCCTGTCCGGTTATATCGCGTACTCCATAGCCGACAAACCTGCGCTGGCTGCAGGTCTGATCGGCGGGGTGCTGGCACAGCAGACCAACGCCGGTTTCTTGGGCGCGTTGATCTCAGGCTTCTTTGCCGGATACATCACCTTGTGGGTTAAAAACAAAGTCAAGATTACAGGTCCGGCTGCTGGCTCGGTACCGTTAATCATTTTGCCGCTGATCACCGTTGGTTTAACCGGATTTCTGATGGCGGTCATTCTGGGTGGCCCACTGGGCGCACTGAATGAGTATCTTATTGCTTGGGTTCAAAACATGAGCCAGAGCGGGACGAACACCGTTCTACTTGCGATTATTCTGGGAGCGATGATCGGATTTGATCTCGGCGGACCCGTCAACAAAGCGGCATGGATGGCAGGCAATGCCCTGTTCCTGTCCGGTGTCTATCTGCCGAATATTTTTATCAATATTGCCATCTGTATTCCACCACTTGGTTATGGCTTGGCGACATTGCTGATGAAGAAACGTTTTTCCAAAACCTATCAGGAAGCGGGCAAAGGTGCAGTAATTATGGGCGTGATCGGCATCACGGAAGGTGCAATTCCGTTCACACTGCGTAACCCTGCCAAAATGATTCTGGTTAACATGTTTGCCTGTGCGACGGGGGCTGCTCTGACTGCATTGCTGGGAGCGCATATCATCATGCCACCGATCGGTGGATTATATGGAGCTGTATCGGTAGGTACCCCAATCGCGTATCTTGCCGGAGGCATTGTCGGTGCACTAATCGTGGCGGGTGGCACCATGCTGGTGAACTTCCGTGATGAAGAAGAGAAACAGCCTGCCAAGACTCAGGAAGCTTCAGTGAAGAAAAACGGGGAAGAAATCGAACTCGTTTTTGACTAA
- a CDS encoding DUF3298 and DUF4163 domain-containing protein, whose amino-acid sequence MLKYRTERKKLRWINYLLITVLMAIILPISHAEAGSTITVKTKVQYYKGQPYIHLTGGKKSVTDKLNKTFKLHAVKAARLDKEEKQSNKNYFYITMASVKYNAKEKLSVVYEDHVYAGGAHGMDATKSYNYDLRTGKELKLSEYVKDDTQMEKVEKSISNSLLAMYNAGVSIFEENIYDFELDQTSQFFLYDKGIVIRFHPYEVAPYAKGFVDIKVPYSKFNQ is encoded by the coding sequence ATGTTGAAATATAGAACCGAAAGAAAAAAATTGAGATGGATAAATTATCTGTTGATCACTGTACTGATGGCTATAATTCTTCCGATTAGTCATGCGGAGGCAGGTAGCACAATTACAGTGAAAACGAAGGTCCAATATTACAAAGGACAGCCATACATACATCTAACAGGTGGAAAGAAATCTGTGACGGATAAGTTGAACAAGACATTTAAACTCCACGCAGTGAAAGCAGCTCGCCTGGACAAAGAAGAAAAGCAATCAAACAAAAATTATTTCTACATTACCATGGCCAGTGTAAAATACAATGCAAAAGAAAAGTTATCTGTGGTATATGAAGATCATGTGTACGCTGGCGGAGCACATGGAATGGATGCGACAAAATCATATAACTATGATTTAAGAACGGGGAAAGAACTGAAGCTAAGCGAGTATGTCAAAGACGATACTCAGATGGAGAAGGTAGAGAAATCAATCTCCAACAGTCTATTAGCCATGTATAATGCAGGAGTTTCTATTTTTGAAGAAAATATTTATGATTTTGAGCTTGATCAAACATCCCAATTCTTTTTATATGACAAAGGGATCGTCATTCGATTCCATCCTTATGAGGTTGCACCCTATGCTAAAGGATTTGTAGATATCAAAGTCCCATACAGTAAATTCAACCAATAG
- the mngB gene encoding mannosylglycerate hydrolase — protein sequence MSESNRTKVHVIPHTHWDREWYFTTSRSKVYLVKHVKEVLNALENIEGFHYYLLDAQGSLLDDYIRWCPEDEERIRQLVSAKRLMTGPWYTQTDQLVISSESMVRNLYYGMKTAQKYGHAMKVGYVPDAFGQSAQMPQIYREFGIERFLFWRGVSDNTNPHTEFTWEGSDGSRVFAVQMPFGYYYGGNIPENEEDLIPYLEKQIGALERKASTKHIYFPNGFDQAPVRLNLPQLIERFNTLDTEREYVMNEPERFLAEIEADSQDLPVLRGELMEAKHMRIHKSIFSTRADLKQQNNRIENLIANTLEPVLAISHSLGHDYPHRIVEDIWKLLFENAAHDSIGGCNSDTTNQDVAFRYKQAYDIALNLLDLHMRMIASTIQQEETFAFTLFNTLPYVRGGVTEIEAYIPEESFVIRDTKGRELAYTILEKVDQTDYVLGQHIDLNPSRKVHLPERVYRAKLLVELQEVPAMGYTQIIFDFSQGAAPVMERRNGDTIENEHFTIALQANGTLQITDKRSGQVYANQMVFEDNGDDGDSYNYSPPERDLIVSSAGSQMSATTTQTLVSQTLSLRFTLDVPYDLEERAAGITSGALPMQVEISLRKGEKLIRFHVQVQNEVFSHRLRVLFDTGIASALSIADQPFGVIARPTSLPEVEVWEREQWQEKPITIEAMQSYAGLNNGSHGMAVMTEGVREYEIVGEQMDTIALTLFRTFGFMGKENLLYRPGRASGEKIVATPDAQLLGELSFTFGLHIQTSGFDEANVARAAREYLTPISSYQLCDFLNGRLIFAFRDEERVLEPDYSLMSFSDDSNVVLSSFKKAEESDGYIVRVFNPYLSQSANVNMHFNQPVHAERVSLGEKPLEPQQRLTEGEEVVRFPELTHCKLMTVLVSI from the coding sequence ATGAGTGAGAGCAATCGCACCAAAGTACATGTGATTCCACATACACACTGGGACCGGGAATGGTATTTTACGACCTCCCGTTCCAAAGTGTATCTTGTCAAACACGTCAAGGAAGTATTGAACGCACTGGAAAATATCGAAGGATTTCATTATTACCTGCTGGATGCACAGGGCTCGCTGCTGGATGATTACATCCGCTGGTGTCCCGAAGATGAGGAACGGATCCGCCAACTGGTTTCAGCCAAACGACTGATGACGGGACCCTGGTATACACAGACGGATCAATTGGTGATTTCCAGTGAATCCATGGTTCGAAACCTGTATTATGGTATGAAAACAGCACAAAAGTACGGACATGCGATGAAGGTTGGTTATGTCCCGGATGCGTTTGGACAATCGGCACAGATGCCGCAGATCTATCGGGAGTTTGGGATTGAACGTTTCCTGTTCTGGAGAGGCGTATCAGATAATACGAATCCACATACCGAGTTTACGTGGGAAGGATCGGACGGCAGCCGTGTATTTGCTGTACAGATGCCATTCGGATATTACTACGGTGGTAACATTCCAGAGAATGAGGAAGATCTAATCCCTTATCTGGAGAAGCAGATTGGTGCGCTGGAACGCAAAGCCTCGACCAAACATATCTATTTCCCTAATGGGTTTGACCAGGCGCCTGTCCGGTTGAACCTGCCGCAGTTGATTGAACGCTTCAATACGCTGGATACAGAACGCGAATATGTGATGAATGAACCGGAACGCTTTCTGGCGGAGATCGAAGCGGATAGTCAGGATCTGCCTGTACTTCGGGGCGAATTAATGGAGGCCAAGCACATGCGGATTCACAAGTCCATTTTTTCTACCCGTGCCGATCTCAAGCAACAGAATAACCGGATTGAGAATCTGATCGCCAATACGCTCGAACCTGTGCTTGCCATTAGCCATTCTCTCGGGCATGATTACCCGCATCGCATTGTGGAGGACATCTGGAAGCTGTTGTTTGAGAATGCGGCACATGACAGCATCGGTGGCTGTAACAGCGATACAACGAATCAGGACGTTGCGTTCCGTTACAAACAGGCCTATGATATCGCACTGAATCTGCTTGACCTGCATATGCGGATGATTGCTTCAACGATACAGCAGGAGGAGACATTTGCGTTCACCCTGTTCAACACGCTACCTTATGTGCGAGGCGGGGTTACCGAGATCGAAGCTTATATTCCGGAAGAATCCTTTGTGATTCGGGATACGAAGGGACGCGAGCTAGCCTATACCATTTTGGAAAAAGTAGACCAGACCGATTATGTGCTTGGACAACACATCGATCTCAATCCAAGCCGCAAAGTGCATCTGCCGGAACGGGTATATCGTGCGAAATTGCTGGTGGAACTGCAAGAGGTTCCGGCGATGGGCTACACCCAGATTATCTTTGATTTCAGTCAGGGCGCTGCACCCGTCATGGAGCGGCGTAACGGGGACACAATTGAAAATGAACATTTCACCATTGCGCTACAAGCAAACGGCACCTTGCAAATTACGGACAAGCGATCAGGCCAAGTGTATGCAAATCAAATGGTCTTCGAAGATAATGGGGATGACGGAGATTCCTACAACTATTCGCCACCCGAGCGGGATCTAATTGTTTCTTCGGCAGGCAGCCAGATGAGTGCAACGACCACTCAAACGTTAGTATCCCAGACACTATCCCTGCGTTTCACACTGGATGTTCCCTACGATCTGGAAGAGCGCGCCGCAGGCATCACGTCGGGTGCATTGCCAATGCAGGTGGAGATATCCCTTCGCAAAGGAGAGAAGCTGATCCGCTTCCACGTTCAGGTGCAGAATGAGGTGTTCAGCCACCGTCTGCGTGTCCTATTTGATACAGGAATTGCTTCCGCCCTATCCATTGCAGATCAGCCTTTCGGTGTGATTGCTCGTCCAACCTCATTGCCAGAAGTGGAGGTATGGGAGCGCGAACAATGGCAGGAGAAACCGATCACCATTGAAGCGATGCAGAGTTATGCAGGGTTGAACAACGGTTCGCATGGTATGGCTGTGATGACGGAAGGTGTACGTGAGTATGAAATTGTTGGCGAACAAATGGATACCATTGCCCTGACCTTGTTCCGCACATTCGGTTTCATGGGTAAGGAAAACCTGTTGTATCGTCCTGGCCGGGCTTCCGGTGAGAAAATTGTAGCAACACCAGACGCGCAATTGCTTGGCGAGCTCTCCTTTACCTTTGGCCTGCATATCCAGACTTCTGGATTCGACGAAGCGAATGTAGCCCGTGCTGCGCGTGAATATTTAACACCGATCAGCAGTTATCAGCTGTGCGACTTTTTGAATGGACGACTGATCTTTGCTTTCCGAGATGAGGAACGTGTGCTGGAACCCGATTACAGCCTGATGTCGTTCAGCGACGATTCCAACGTGGTGTTAAGCAGTTTTAAGAAAGCAGAGGAGAGTGACGGATACATTGTACGTGTCTTCAATCCGTATTTGTCACAGTCTGCAAACGTGAACATGCACTTTAATCAGCCTGTACATGCAGAGCGTGTATCTCTTGGTGAAAAACCCCTGGAGCCTCAGCAGAGGTTAACTGAGGGAGAAGAGGTCGTTCGTTTTCCGGAACTCACACATTGTAAATTAATGACTGTACTTGTATCGATATAA
- a CDS encoding BglG family transcription antiterminator codes for MIFPTKRLKKLFHLIHGEGQEQAWTSQALADRLEVTVRTIRDDLKKLDHILAGHGGSLESKRGRGYSIRVHDAKRYDELLEERKDDRQKGAPVPGSPDERIRYELFKLLGEPGHIKMEDLADQLYISRATMNNDLKIIRQILENYQLQLQIKPGHGVKVVGDEQRFRYCLAEYADARDEELGPEGMTAAQERLLYPIEPAHIREIVIRHVGKQDVRIADVALKDLITHLAVMVLRIKQGHELERFEKVEANLQDQQLAQQIIQDLESLYSIHCPIGERDYLLLHIVSKKMTATDWNGLRSDPLYFAVQQMLGHIYDRYTYDLRDDDRLPNDLYAHLKPMITRLEHGMNMRNPLLGHIRKYYPLAYEITISAVKQLQTYVPHEINDSEIGYLALHIGAALERKYQIPHRKRKSVLLVCGSGYGTARILESRLRSLFAELEVSRVVSLREYEEMGSVPEDLVISTIRLRESKGKPSAVIAAIPSERDMATITHLVRTSDEQEEMTLLRYFDPALFMFRSDQPDKMTLMAEMSGALLEKGIVTEQFWPAVQEREKMASTALGRGMAIPHPMELSSTRTTVSVCLLEKPIPWDEENEVHAVFMLSICKEDYEQAMGIYDLFVELIRQEEQLESLRSCGSFDAFAQLVCETLSLKSTEVY; via the coding sequence ATGATTTTTCCAACTAAACGGTTGAAAAAGCTGTTCCACCTCATTCATGGTGAAGGACAGGAACAGGCTTGGACGAGCCAAGCACTTGCAGACAGGCTGGAAGTTACGGTGCGTACCATTCGGGATGATCTGAAAAAGCTGGATCATATCCTTGCGGGGCATGGCGGGAGCCTGGAGTCCAAGCGTGGACGGGGATATTCCATTCGTGTACACGATGCGAAGCGGTATGATGAGCTGTTGGAGGAACGGAAGGATGATCGGCAAAAAGGTGCGCCAGTACCTGGGTCACCCGATGAGCGTATCCGTTATGAATTGTTCAAGCTGCTTGGTGAACCGGGTCATATTAAGATGGAAGACCTCGCTGATCAGCTGTATATAAGCCGTGCAACGATGAACAATGATCTGAAAATCATTCGTCAGATTCTGGAGAACTACCAGCTTCAGCTTCAGATCAAGCCAGGACATGGTGTGAAGGTCGTCGGAGACGAGCAAAGGTTCCGTTATTGTCTTGCCGAGTACGCCGATGCGCGAGATGAAGAATTGGGACCGGAGGGCATGACTGCTGCACAGGAACGTTTGTTGTACCCAATCGAACCCGCACACATCCGCGAAATCGTCATTCGCCATGTAGGCAAACAGGATGTTCGTATTGCAGATGTGGCGCTGAAAGATCTGATTACGCATCTGGCTGTTATGGTGTTGCGCATTAAACAGGGGCATGAACTGGAGCGATTCGAGAAAGTGGAGGCGAATCTACAGGATCAGCAACTTGCACAGCAGATTATTCAGGATCTGGAGTCGTTATATTCCATTCACTGTCCTATCGGAGAGCGAGATTATCTGTTGCTTCATATTGTTAGTAAAAAAATGACCGCTACCGATTGGAATGGACTACGAAGTGACCCATTATATTTTGCTGTACAGCAGATGCTGGGTCACATCTATGATCGGTACACCTATGATCTGCGTGATGATGACCGCTTGCCGAATGATCTCTATGCCCATCTGAAGCCCATGATTACGCGGTTGGAACATGGCATGAATATGCGGAATCCACTGCTGGGACATATACGTAAATATTATCCACTCGCCTATGAGATTACGATAAGTGCAGTGAAACAGCTACAGACATACGTACCTCATGAAATCAATGACAGTGAGATTGGTTACCTGGCTCTTCACATTGGTGCAGCATTGGAACGTAAATACCAGATTCCTCATCGCAAACGGAAATCCGTATTACTCGTCTGTGGGTCAGGATACGGCACAGCCCGTATTCTTGAATCCAGATTGCGTTCGTTATTTGCCGAGCTGGAGGTCTCTCGTGTAGTTTCGCTAAGAGAGTACGAGGAGATGGGGAGTGTGCCTGAAGATTTGGTCATTTCCACGATCCGGTTACGGGAGTCCAAAGGCAAACCGTCGGCCGTCATTGCTGCGATTCCATCGGAACGCGACATGGCAACGATCACTCATCTGGTACGAACCAGTGATGAGCAGGAGGAAATGACGCTGCTGCGTTACTTTGATCCAGCATTGTTCATGTTTCGGTCCGATCAGCCTGACAAAATGACACTTATGGCTGAGATGAGCGGAGCACTGTTGGAGAAGGGAATTGTAACGGAGCAATTCTGGCCCGCTGTGCAGGAGCGGGAAAAGATGGCTTCAACCGCGCTTGGAAGAGGTATGGCCATTCCGCATCCCATGGAGCTGAGTTCAACCCGTACGACCGTATCGGTATGTCTGCTTGAGAAGCCGATTCCGTGGGATGAGGAGAATGAAGTACATGCTGTATTTATGTTATCCATCTGCAAAGAGGATTACGAACAGGCGATGGGGATTTATGATCTGTTTGTAGAATTGATCCGACAGGAGGAGCAGCTGGAAAGCCTGCGATCCTGCGGCAGCTTTGATGCCTTTGCCCAACTTGTATGTGAAACGTTGAGTCTGAAAAGTACCGAAGTGTATTAA